One Acidobacteriota bacterium genomic window, GCCTCGGCAGCGCGGCCATGGCCGAGCAGGTACGCTGGTCCCGTGCCCGGTTGCTGGCCGCCAAGGCGCTGGCAAAGCATGTCGGCGAGCGTCGCGGCGCCGTCGAAGAGCGTGACGTCGAGGCCTTCTTCGAGGCCCATCCCGAGCGCTTCGAGCGCCCGGCCCACTATCGCCTCGGGCTCCTGGAGCTGCCCTTCGAAGCCGTCGATCCGCGGCCTGCCCTCGACCTCGGCCTGGGCTTGCTCGCCGCCCTCGAAGCGGGCGAGGTGACCTTCGCCGAGCTGGTCCGGGAGCACTCGGCTCACTTGGGCGATGGCGACCTCGGTTGGTTGCCGCGATCGGCGGTGATTCGTCGCCTCGGCATCGATGGCTTGCGAGCTCTCGAACGTCTGCAGCCGGGGCAACGCAGTCAGTGGGTGCAGGACGACCAGCGCTCGCGCTTCCTGTTGATCGAGCTGCGCGGCTTCGAAGCGCCGCGGCCGGCGACCTTCGCCGAGGCTCGCGCTCGCGCTCGCCGGCTCCTGGTTGAGGAGAAGGCGGCGGCGCAGCGCGCCGCCTTCATCGCCGAGTGGTGGCAGGGTCTCGCGGTCGAATTCAGGGCGACGCCGCGAGAGTGAATCCGGCCTCGGCGAGCAACTCGTCGGTGAGCTCGCGGAAGAGGCGCCGGCCGTGTTGCTCGAGGTAGGCGTCGATCACCGGCTGGCGGACGGCCGCCAGCGGCAGGGCCTCCGGCTCGACTCGATCGCGAACGGCGAACAGGGTCATCACCGGGCCGGCGACATAGGGCGGCGAGTGCTCTCCTGGCCGCAGCAGAGGGGCGAACTGAACCGCCCGGCGATCGCCGGCGGCGAGCTGACCTAAGCTGACCCATCCGGTCGACTCGACCTCGCCGCCGAGCTCGGTGGCCAGATCTTGGAGCGTCAGGGTGCCGGCGTCGAGAGCCTTCCGGGCGGCCTCCAGGCGTGCCATGCCCGCGGGCTCGGCGGGCACCGTGAGACGTTCGATGACGAAGCGCAGCGGAGTGGAGAAACGCAGCGCGTTTTCGGACCGAAAGCCTTCGAGGAGTTCGCTGTCGGCGGCGAGTCGCTCGGTCATCCGTCGCTGCGCCTCGTGCTGGATCAGCTGGCGCCGCTGGGCCGCCGCGATCTGCTCGTCCGGCAGCTCGAGGTCTTCGCCGGCCTGCTCTCGGGCGAGCAGGTGCTGGAAGAGGATCTCGCGATCCCGCAGCTCTTGGAGCAGGTCCGCCGGCAGCTCCTCGTCGGCGAGGTCGCCGAGTTGCCGGCCGAGGGGAAGAAGCTGCTGGCGCAGCTCGCCAGCGGTCACCTGGACCTCGCCGACGCGCAGTAGCGGTTGCTCGTCCGGTGCCGATCGCATCAGCTCTGGCAGGCGGTCGCGGTCGATCATCCGCAGCTCGTCCGGTGCCGGCACCGCTGCGGCCGCCTGGCGCAGGCGCTCGAAGCGCTGCTCGACGAGGAGCTCCCGGCGCAGCAGGTCGCGGACGTCTTCGAAGGCGACATCGCGCGCTTCGAGAATGTTGTGGACGTAGATCAGGTGGGCACCGTCGGCGGTGGCCAGCACCTCGCTCGGCACCTCGGGCTCGAGGTCGAAAACGACCCGGTCGAAGTCGGCCGGAAACACGCCGCGCTCGACGAAGCCCACCAGGCCGTCGCGATGGCGGGTCTCGGACTGCGAGTGCTCGCGGGCGAGGAGCTCGAAGGG contains:
- a CDS encoding peptidylprolyl isomerase, which gives rise to ETRRVSHIFLRWTDPQNRQPVLDRLAAIRRQALDGRPFELLAREHSQSETRHRDGLVGFVERGVFPADFDRVVFDLEPEVPSEVLATADGAHLIYVHNILEARDVAFEDVRDLLRRELLVEQRFERLRQAAAAVPAPDELRMIDRDRLPELMRSAPDEQPLLRVGEVQVTAGELRQQLLPLGRQLGDLADEELPADLLQELRDREILFQHLLAREQAGEDLELPDEQIAAAQRRQLIQHEAQRRMTERLAADSELLEGFRSENALRFSTPLRFVIERLTVPAEPAGMARLEAARKALDAGTLTLQDLATELGGEVESTGWVSLGQLAAGDRRAVQFAPLLRPGEHSPPYVAGPVMTLFAVRDRVEPEALPLAAVRQPVIDAYLEQHGRRLFRELTDELLAEAGFTLAASP